TGTGGGAATGGGCGGCATGCCTGCGCCCATGGGTATAAGCGAAATCAGCGCCGGCAAAGAGGACTTTTCTCGCCTTCGTCCGCAAAGCGACGCCTAATGCCAAGGTGAGGACAGATCCGCCTGTCAGCACAGGGACTTCTCCCCGGCTTTTCGCCCAGTCAGCCACATAGTCCATCCCGTCCTGGGCGACGACGAACCGCTCCCCGCCATAGGCCTGGAGAACAGCCGGGTGAACCGTCGGCAGGTATAACAAGGGAGGGAGCGATGGTTGATCGCCCACATCAACCTGCTGAAGCACATAATGCTGAGGGTCGCTGATGACGACGGCGTCACTGCGCTTTCCGTGACGGATCAGTGGCTTCAGGGCGGAACCGGCAGCGAGCACGAGCGCCTTTTCCCGCCAGCGATTGATGTAAGGGATGGCGGGATCAAGCGAGGGGCCCGTTCCGAGGACAACCACGGCCGTTGGATTCCCAACGCGGGTGAGATAATCTGACAGCGCCAGGTCGCCATTGCGATAGGGCTCATTTTGCAGCCAGTTTTCCCACATCTGGGCGCCGAAGCGCTGATAGGACTGGCGGAGCGACAGTAGCCCCTCGAGAATCTGTCTGACTCGAACATGCCGGTCTTGCAAAAGGTCCAATGAAGGCCGGTGAACCCAAAAGGCGTCCGCCTCGGTGTATTTGTCAAGCCATTGAAGCAAGGCTGCTTCGGCCCTTTCGCCCGTATATACAGAGACGCTCGACGGCAACAGCAAATTCAACTGCATCGATAGATCAAAGGGTCGATAATCCAAATCAAAAACGGAAATGGCGACGCCGGGACAAAAGCGTGCCGCCGCCGCCACGTGGTAACCCAATCCGAAACCGTAGATAGCGATACGGCGAGGTTTTTTTCCGTCACCTTCCCCCTGCGCCGCAACCCATTGTTCCGCCTCCGCCTCCGGATTGACCCGGCTATGGAGGTACCGGCCGGTGCGGCAGTTCAATAGCGTCCAAAATCCCAACCGCCCCTGAATCGGCTGCAACTCATCAAGAACCATCTTGGTGCTCTTGGCGCTCACGATGTTTTTACGGTTTTGCATGGGCAACTTCCCCAACAGCGCCTTGACAGAACCATGCGTGAAGGCTTTCCAGGCTCTCCACCAGTTCATACTCTGTCAAATCAGCAATGGAGACAAAATCTTGAAAAGCCCATGCCTCTTCCAATTGGGACAAGGTCTGGGAAATGCGCTGAAAGGTCTCCTCCCCCTCCGGGGAGACCGGTTGAAGCTTGGGCAACCCCTCGATGACTGCAGCTACCCATTCCAAGCCATCAAAAGCTTTGGAGAACGCCTCAATGCCGCGTGTGTCATTCCCCTGGCGAAAGTAGGCGGCTGCCTGTCGAAGGCCTTCGATCAGCCGGGGGATGTATTCTATCCCAGATTCGGTAATCTCCCGGTATAGCTCATTCAATGTCTATGGCGCCCCCTAACCTTGATGATCATATAGTTTGGGACCTTCATCGGATACCTGACTGTACTGATTCGTGTTTTGCGGATTCATCATTCTGCGGTATTCGCTGGACCAGCGCCCTTTCAGCTGGAAAAGATGCTGCATGATGACCCCATCCAATTGAGACACCCGCCGTATGCGCTGGGCGAAGAGCGCCTCCAGATCCTCGGCTGGCGAAACATCGTCAGCGGCTTGGGGAGGCGCCGGTCGCTCCCGTTGCGACAGAACCACCGGCGAAGCGCAATCAGCGTTCACTTTGACCCTCAACCGCTTCAGGTCTTTGAGTTGGGCTAACAATTGTTCCCGTTGTTCCAAGCGTTCCTGAAGCCACTCCATATCCTCAAAGCTCGGATCGACGACTCGCGCTGCCATCTCCTCGCTCAC
Above is a window of Heliomicrobium undosum DNA encoding:
- a CDS encoding motility associated factor glycosyltransferase family protein, with amino-acid sequence MQNRKNIVSAKSTKMVLDELQPIQGRLGFWTLLNCRTGRYLHSRVNPEAEAEQWVAAQGEGDGKKPRRIAIYGFGLGYHVAAAARFCPGVAISVFDLDYRPFDLSMQLNLLLPSSVSVYTGERAEAALLQWLDKYTEADAFWVHRPSLDLLQDRHVRVRQILEGLLSLRQSYQRFGAQMWENWLQNEPYRNGDLALSDYLTRVGNPTAVVVLGTGPSLDPAIPYINRWREKALVLAAGSALKPLIRHGKRSDAVVISDPQHYVLQQVDVGDQPSLPPLLYLPTVHPAVLQAYGGERFVVAQDGMDYVADWAKSRGEVPVLTGGSVLTLALGVALRTKARKVLFAGADFAYTHGRRHAAHSHNYDWDATIPIGESRTVEANDGGFAVTTQALDTFRLFVEGAIRRNPEVTFFNTGTGAKIEGAKWLPFDQVENELSA